From the Macaca nemestrina isolate mMacNem1 chromosome 7, mMacNem.hap1, whole genome shotgun sequence genome, the window cttgttcTCAAGGGAAGTTGAATTTTTCCCTTCAAAGTAAATTTCAAAGTGGTTGGTCCATGGAATCTCATCTAGGAGCACTGAACAGTGACAAGAACAGTATTCTCAGCAACATTCATATAGCACAAGGTGGTGATGAGTTACTTATGGCTGATCTTGTCACTTCCTTATGACTTGTCTATGATCAGAGTGTGAGTTGTGATGGACTGGTTTTGAccaaacacaaatttaaaatcaTCCCCCCTGGACTCTGTGGTTGGCAGGCTTTTAGGTGGCCTTCTCAAGAATCCCTACTTCTTAGTGTTCATGCCTTTATGCAATCCCATCCCCTTGAGTGGTTCTGTGATTTGTTTCTAAGCATTAGAATATGGCACAGGTGATGAGATATTAATTCTGGGATAATGTTACATGAGGCTGTAACTTTCCTCTTGCTCATTTTGCTTGCAGAGTCTATTGACTCTCCCTGGTAGCAGGCTCTGAGGAAGTAAGCCTCCTTATAAAGAAGCCCATATAACAAGGAACTGAAGGTGGCCAACAGCCCTCAGTGAGGAAGTGAATCCTGCCCATGACACATGAGCCTGAAGGTGGATTCTTTCACAGTTGAGTCTCAGAAGGTACCCCAGCCCTTCTAACACCTTCACTGTGGCACCAGAGACCCTTAGCCAAAGGACCCAGATAAGTCATGCCCAGATTCCTGCTCCACAGTAATGGTAAGATATTAAATATCTGTCTTCTTAAGCTGTTAAATTTGTACTAATTTCTTATGCAGCAATAGGtaaataatacacattttcaaaaaatttagaGAAGAGTATATACTTTTAATAGGCTGAATGGACCATCCAGGTGGGGCTTGGGAACACCAGGTGGTGGTGTGTTTTAGGTTTTGGTCACTTTTCAATCTTTTGATTATGATCTCTCATTCCCTCGCCAGTACTGATGTCAAATCTCAAGCAGAAAAGCCACGGTTAATATATGAGTAACCTTGCCATGGAGTCAGAGTTATAAACAGAGATATGATATATGTGCAGAGATAATTAGGAAATTATAAAAACTTAAGGGCAAAGTGGAACATGTGTATGATTGATGATATGATTtggttttgtgtccccacccacatctcatcttgaattgtaatcccactATCCCCATGTGTCCTGGGAGGAACTTGGTAATTGAATCATAAGTGAGTTTCCttgatgctgttcttgtgatagtgagttttcttgagatctgatggttttatgagggtcTTCTCACTTCTATCGGCACTCattctctcatttattttctctcctgaCGCAatatgaagaaggacatgtttgtttccccttccaccatgattttaagtttcctgaggcctcctcagccatgctgaactgtgaggcaactaaaactcttttccttataaattatccagtcttggggaTGTctcattagcagtgtgagaatggactaatacatttggACTTATGGCAGGTGGCATGAAACATCTTCTGTGGGTCAAAGTCTCTCCAGGAATtttgtcacacacaaaaaaaagtcaGTCTGTTTAAAAAACATGTACACATGTAGACCCCAAAGGGACTTTAGGTTAATATATTCAGTACAGAGAAATAATCTAACTTTTGGAATGACAGATCTAGGATTAAATAAATTCTTCATTCGTTCATTCTTATAACGAATAACTTTTGACTATCTTCCATGATGAAGATAGAGGAGAAAAGAGACCCAGTCCTGCCCTCAAACTCACAGTCCAGCAGGGGTAAGAGCTGTGACTATGTACTAAAGATATACTAGGTACTGGGATACATCAAGAATTTGATACACATTGGCTGATTTGATTCAATAAACAAAAGTTTGGTATTATCTCACTTTAACAGTTCAGCAAACTGAGATTTAAAAGTCATCAAGCAAGTAAGTAGCAAAGCTGGAATTTGGTCCTGAGTCTTTGGACTCTACCACTTTCTTTTGACCTCTGactgcatttttcttttgacCTCTGACTGTATTCTTCTTTTGATAGTTTCTTACATTACCAAAAcaatatgtttattataaaacatgtataaaatatgGGCAAATACGTGGAGAGAAAAGTTCACTTGATCTCACTACCATTTTTATAGCTATTATTCTAAAATGTCTTATGGATGTTTTAGTGGGAAGATGGATGAATAATCATGTATATCGCCACAGTTTATTAAGCAATCTGTGTTTGATCTTTCAGGTTCTTTGGGGTTTCTTGCTGCAGGGATTGTTGCAGCGACCTACTTAAAATCAGTAGCTCTTTTGACTTTTGTAAAAGCTTAAGCTTAAATTTCTAAAAGAGATGATGCTTCCTTGttccagaaaaggaaagagaaggattaTCTTAACTGgtttaaaggagaaagaaactccATCTAGACAATTAAGCAGAAAATGTCAGTGGACCCTGCATGCAAGGTGGAGCCAGTTTGGTGTTGGTAGAGGTGAGGAGCCCACAGAGAGGGCAAGTTGTGTGGTTCACCAGTAAGTCTGGACCCCAGGGCACAGGGACAGCCCCAGACATGACACAAAGTCAGCAGCACTTCTGCCTCCAAGGCCACTGACCATGGAGTCATGTGTGTTGGAATATAAGCATTGGAGAAACTATGCCAATCTCCTGAGACAAATGGCCGGAGGGGTCTTTTCAATACTTTAGGGCTCCTTGAGATCCAGAAGTCCTTGCAAACCTTTGAGAAGGGGACGACTCCTGTTGTGACTGAGACAAAATGTCCTGCCTTTCTAGTGCAGAGATGCGCAGAGGGAAGTGGAAAGAAAATAATGTGATACTTCCGATACCCCTGACTTTGTAGACTAAGACCCACAAAATCCATGCTTGCTCTGCCATCATTGCAAATATTAATTTAGAGAGTATGATGTAGAGAGTGTGATATTGCATTGAGAGTCCAAGAACCCCTGATTAGGAACACATTCAGCTGAATGGCcttaagagaaaaatgagatttttgggaagaaagagaaattctACCCCAATTCTTCAACATCGGCTCCTGCCTGGAGATTTTAGCCTGTTGGCCTGTCCCACAATTTTAAGATTTACCCAGCCAAACCCCACAACTGTGTAAGCCAATTCTTCGAAATAAAACcccatctatcatctgtctattatctatctatctatctatctatctatctatctatctatctatctatctatctatctgtctgtctgtctgtctatctatctatccaatCTATCCATCACCCTATCTATCATTTATCTACCTTACTGGTTCTGTATTTTCTAGAAAACCTAATTGATATACTGTCATTTGCAAAACTGGAAAAAGCATCATCTGGATTCATCAACACTTGGTATATATAACTCCTAAATGACTTATTTTTTTGACATTATTAGAGCTGATGCCCGGACATAAGGAGGGCagcaaagagagacagagggagaattCCCTCAACTCTCTGAAAAGTGCCAGTTGAACTTTCTTATTAAGCAAGCATGGGAACTGACATCAGGGGTGGGGTGTGTAGGCTGGACTGGGCAAAGtcagtggggggtggggggtacAGTATGCAAGTTGGCATTATCTGGTAATTATGGCTAACTTAAATATTGGGCAACTTGGTGGTCTGACCAGCAACAACAAGGCTGTCAATCAATTGTTCAGCATTCTTTCCAAAGGTGGGACACGCCACAACCTTGGTTATCTCCTAAGGCCAGTTCCTGAAATTCTTAGCAGTGAGGTAGTCATGTGGGTTTTGTGATCAGTGGGAATACATAGAAGAATGCTCTAGTGGTGATGAGCTGAAGTAAGCCCCATCTCCACTCTGTCTCAATTGGATGAAGTCCTCCCAGATTATCCAAGATCATCTTTATGAAAGTTCAACTTATTGTAAGCATTAAACACATCTGCAAAATTCCCTCTTGGCAACATGTAGATCCACGTTCAATTGAATAAGTAGATAATACAGTCTAGCCCAATTGATACATAAAACTAATCATTCCTACAAGAAAGGGAAGACTTGAGCTGGACCTGAAGGATAATTAGGAGACAAAATAAGGACTGGCATGGCAGTGAGCAGGAGCAGTGTAGAGTCCCAGGTGGCTTGCAGCTTGTAAGGCATTTGGTCATATGCAAGTTCTAGAAAGGCCAATCTGGGGAAAGTGTGGAGAGTGATGGGGGAGTAGGTTTAGAAGGCTCCAGAAGAGCCGATAGTCCCAGTCCAAACACTGGCAGTGAGAATAGGGAAGAGGGATACAACAGGGAAGATACGGAGATATGGAAGACACTGACTCCACAGCCCTCAGTGGCCCTCCATGTCAGTCACTGCTCATCGATCTCTatgttctttttgtctttccatGGTCTTGATGTTCACAGCTTTTTCAACATCGTACTCTGTTTAGCCATCACCATTGTGAAGAATCTCTAGTAGGAGAGGCAACAGAGGTAGCAACATTGTGGCCACAGTTGTGTAGAGTGCATTGAATCCAGCATACTGGCACATACAAGCTTAAATCCCACACTCGTGTGCATGTCCCTGCAccagcacacagacacacagaattTTTGACTGCAAAAGTTAATTCACTCATTTTTAATCTTACCTGGAAACTTGTGCAGTTGGAGATTCAGAAATAGCTTTTAAGATATTTGCTTTTGAATCTGTAACTAGAAACCTAGCCCATATATCTCTCTGAGCAAAATGGAAATGGAATAGTATAGCATAAAGGTGCATAGAGACAGTAGGttgataaatatttcaaaatctcagTTCTATTCGCACAACAATTCCTAGAGTCTTACCTAGGCAGAGAAATTCCTTTTTGATCACAGTCTGATGAAATTTGTCTTTTTCCAGTGTTTTTGCAACAACTACCACCCATGATAGGTTGCTTCAAGATCTATAACAGTCGTGAATCTGAAACTGATGAAGTGCCCTCGAGGTCAGCATTGTGTGTGCTGATTCTTAACTCTGCCTCAGTAGGCACACTGGTCCTTAAATCCCCTTCTGAACACATGCATGCCTGTCTCACGGCCCTCATCTCCCTCACTTTTCTCCCTGAGCACACCAGGATGGCCCCCAAGCTTACTTTCAGCTGCTTTTAGCTctatatatttcagaaaaaaaaagttatcttgtATACagcatttgaaattattttattcagaaaaGTTCACACTGGGCATGTATGCCAAGCTCTGAGCTAAGCTCCAAGGATCCAGAAATATATGAGAAACAGTGTCTGGCCCTCTAGGAGCtctagagaaagagaaatggagacAATGAAGAGAGCCTAGCCTTGGCCTTGaataggggaaaaaaggcaaTATTGGGGTTTGGCCTTGAGTAGACATCCAGAATACAGCATTCCAGGATGAGCATAACTAGGCTGCTGAGGATGGCCTTTTTTGGAGGTAGCTCAGAAGTGGAAGAGGGAGCTGTGGCACTGGTAGGACAGAAACTTCAAAGACCAGGTGGTGGGGCCTGATATAGAGTCATCTGATTGCCCTTTCCAGTTGAGTTCCAGGTGGtaaggggaaaggaaaagagaccAGTTTCCTGGGCTGTTAGCTAACCCCATGATGGCCAATGGAAGAGCTTCAGGGTAAGGGACACTATTGAAAAATCAGGACCAGCAATATGGATGAAACAGGACACTTCTCCTCTTTATCTTCTGAATCAGCGGAGAAGCAGATGGCACCCTTCGCCTTTGAGCCCTTTGGATCCTTCCGTGAGAACAGCTCTTCTctgtaaacaaagaaaaaggggATAATTAGAGGCAGAATGGCACATAGAGAAAGACATCTCTGATGACGGAGAGGAAAACAGAGAGAATGGGTGAGGAGAACAGTGCTCCCTAAACACTCTCTCTTTGTATACACAGAGGAAAGATTATCTGGAGGACACATTTGGGTACATGAGTGATTGTCCAAGGCCCATCGAGCCACTATGGGGACAGCATGCATCATTGTCGTCACAAACCTGTAACCCATGCTGACCGAGAAGCTGCAGAATGATGCTGCCATTCCAAAGGGACAACAGGAGAGAAGTTGTGATCAAAGGCAAAAATAGAGACAAAGGACAGGAGGCTACCTAGGATAAGAAAGGCAAGAGTGAGCTTGGagagggcagaggctgcaggaagGGAGGAGGCTCAGTAGTGGGCAGCTATCACCAAAGAGGCTCCTCCGGTTTATACATCTTAAAGGAGAATAGGCACTGTCTCAGGGAAAGGGAGCAATGAGTAAGTATGCACGAGCAGCACTTGGGAGTGAAGAAGAGGGCAGCCAAGGCACTGGAGAGGCTGAACTCTGGATCTCCTAACAAATGAATGGGGTCCTCCGTCTCATCCCTGGCAGCACCCATCCAGGTTCAGGAAATGGAGA encodes:
- the LOC105479385 gene encoding spermatogenesis-associated protein 8, which translates into the protein MTCPCSWRPFKRGPGGLKGLMQPAKEGSLLSFVSIFAFDHNFSPVVPLEWQHHSAASRSAWVTEKSCSHGRIQRAQRRRVPSASPLIQKIKRRSVLFHPYCWS